A stretch of Paucidesulfovibrio gracilis DSM 16080 DNA encodes these proteins:
- a CDS encoding sensor domain-containing diguanylate cyclase, which produces MKILSGMLENRLGAKVVCSLSLNDALLAIQEEGPFLVGIFGTVLADATADTIVEQAVQHIPTVIFTSRVDAATQEAMWSRGIVDYVAKESMESFEHVTSLVRRLHHNPEVNILVAHKRQLLRQRVRGLLERQNYQVLEACDQNQVFQQLQEHDNIRLLLLDATLEHDATTRMLNKIRQVHSQEELAVMVFAGPEDGHNVARLIKFGAGGSISQEFTPEELYSRVSLNLDMLETLGRLRDMAIRDELTRAYNRRHLLQRAEEEFERANRHSTDLSVIMIDADHFKNVNDTYGHDVGDEVLRQLTRTAEKQLRRSDLLARFGGEEFVVLAPETDLDGAVDLAERIRRSIDALRIPVDEGELRFTVSLGVAQATASDQSVESTLKKADQALYQAKEQGRNRVFTR; this is translated from the coding sequence TTGAAGATTCTTTCCGGCATGCTGGAAAACCGACTGGGTGCCAAGGTCGTGTGTTCTCTCAGCCTGAATGACGCCCTTCTCGCCATTCAGGAGGAAGGTCCGTTTCTGGTCGGCATCTTCGGAACAGTACTCGCGGACGCCACGGCCGACACGATTGTGGAACAAGCCGTCCAGCACATCCCCACAGTGATCTTCACCTCCCGGGTGGACGCCGCCACCCAGGAAGCCATGTGGTCCCGGGGTATTGTGGACTATGTGGCCAAAGAAAGCATGGAGAGCTTTGAACACGTCACCAGCCTGGTGCGGCGCCTGCACCACAACCCCGAAGTCAACATCCTTGTGGCACACAAGCGCCAACTGCTGCGGCAACGGGTCCGCGGCCTTCTGGAACGCCAGAACTATCAGGTGCTGGAAGCCTGCGATCAAAACCAAGTATTCCAACAGTTGCAGGAGCACGACAACATCCGCCTGCTTCTTTTGGATGCGACCCTGGAACACGACGCCACCACGAGAATGCTCAACAAAATTCGACAGGTCCACTCCCAGGAAGAACTGGCCGTCATGGTCTTTGCCGGTCCCGAAGATGGACACAACGTTGCCCGGCTGATTAAGTTCGGAGCCGGAGGGTCCATCAGCCAGGAATTCACCCCCGAAGAACTCTACAGCCGCGTTTCTCTGAACCTGGACATGCTGGAAACCCTGGGCCGACTGCGTGATATGGCCATTCGCGACGAACTGACGCGGGCCTACAACAGACGACACCTGCTGCAGCGGGCCGAAGAAGAATTCGAACGGGCCAACCGGCACAGTACGGACCTGTCTGTGATCATGATCGACGCGGATCATTTTAAAAATGTGAACGATACCTACGGCCACGACGTGGGGGACGAAGTTCTGCGCCAACTGACCCGCACGGCGGAAAAACAATTGCGCCGATCGGACCTGCTGGCCCGCTTTGGTGGTGAAGAATTCGTCGTGCTGGCTCCGGAAACCGATCTGGACGGAGCCGTGGATCTGGCGGAGCGCATCCGACGTTCCATCGACGCTCTGCGCATCCCCGTGGACGAAGGAGAACTTCGATTCACCGTCAGTCTGGGGGTGGCGCAAGCAACCGCTTCGGATCAATCCGTGGAATCCACCTTGAAAAAAGCGGATCAGGCTCTCTACCAAGCCAAGGAGCAAGGCCGGAATCGGGTTTTCACTCGTTGA
- a CDS encoding LexA family transcriptional regulator, which translates to MTGRSFAEFFKRVQHVTELRNQSDLARELGVGRAAVSLAKKKESIPARWILEIAGRYNVDPGWLETGRGQAKPTPHTTTHEPEPMVDDFARIPKVRARLCAGGGSFETEGRVEGYYAFRADWVRRKGDPRAMVLMQVVGNSMEPELQDGDMVLIDQSKTDVYAGGIYAVGVEDTVLVKRIEKLPGQLVLHSDNTDYSPIRLSGDELLNVRIIGKVLWISREYH; encoded by the coding sequence GTGACTGGGCGATCCTTTGCAGAATTTTTCAAACGCGTGCAACACGTCACCGAATTGCGCAATCAGTCCGATCTTGCTCGGGAACTGGGTGTGGGACGGGCCGCTGTATCCCTGGCTAAAAAAAAGGAATCCATTCCGGCACGGTGGATTCTGGAGATCGCCGGGAGATACAACGTGGATCCGGGGTGGCTCGAAACCGGACGGGGCCAGGCCAAGCCCACACCGCACACCACCACACACGAACCCGAACCCATGGTGGACGACTTTGCCCGAATCCCCAAAGTGCGTGCCCGGCTCTGCGCCGGGGGCGGATCCTTTGAGACGGAAGGCCGCGTCGAGGGATATTACGCCTTCCGCGCGGACTGGGTACGCCGCAAAGGCGATCCCCGGGCCATGGTGCTCATGCAAGTGGTGGGAAACAGCATGGAACCGGAGCTACAGGACGGCGACATGGTGCTCATCGACCAGTCCAAAACCGATGTCTACGCAGGAGGCATTTATGCCGTCGGCGTGGAGGACACCGTGCTCGTCAAACGCATAGAAAAACTTCCCGGACAGCTCGTGCTGCATAGCGACAACACCGACTACAGCCCCATCCGTCTTTCCGGGGACGAGCTGCTCAACGTCCGCATCATCGGTAAAGTTCTCTGGATCTCCCGGGAATATCACTAA
- a CDS encoding chemotaxis protein encodes MTRNNILLESGTNELELVEFYIDERLPEHEEPYRGYYGVNVAKVLEIIRLPEVTPLPDRPHPSVLGAFDLRGRIVPLVDLALLMGMQRVEHVEPKVIVSEFNSIQTALLVSGVTRIHRISWKNIEPPDEQVASFCSRNITGVVRLAERVLLILDMEKIIGDISPSSAMTSDEQELQTVAEHNPQYKALVADDSDAIRKLMISVLTRAGFEVTGASNGREAWEILQDAKQSSRDEDRPIQEWFDAVVTDIEMPSMDGHTLCRRIKEDRHLRALPVVLFSSLITDSLRHKGESVGADDQIAKPDIGRLAEVVLELLSGTGNEPA; translated from the coding sequence ATGACCAGAAACAATATCCTCCTTGAATCCGGCACCAACGAGCTGGAGCTTGTAGAATTTTATATTGATGAGCGGTTGCCGGAGCACGAAGAGCCGTATCGCGGCTACTACGGTGTAAACGTTGCCAAGGTGCTGGAAATTATCCGGCTTCCCGAGGTTACCCCGCTGCCGGATCGCCCGCATCCAAGTGTGTTGGGGGCTTTTGATCTGCGGGGGCGCATCGTGCCGTTGGTGGATTTGGCGTTGCTCATGGGCATGCAGCGGGTGGAGCACGTTGAACCCAAAGTCATTGTTTCGGAATTCAATTCCATCCAAACCGCGCTCCTGGTTTCTGGGGTGACCCGCATTCACCGGATATCGTGGAAAAATATTGAGCCGCCCGATGAGCAGGTGGCCAGCTTCTGTTCGCGCAACATCACGGGCGTGGTGCGGCTTGCCGAACGTGTGCTGCTCATTTTGGACATGGAGAAGATCATCGGTGACATCAGTCCGTCATCGGCCATGACCTCGGATGAGCAGGAGCTGCAAACCGTGGCTGAGCACAATCCACAATACAAGGCGCTGGTGGCCGATGACTCCGACGCCATTCGCAAGCTGATGATTTCCGTGTTGACCAGGGCCGGGTTTGAGGTCACGGGAGCGTCCAACGGCCGTGAGGCATGGGAGATTCTCCAGGACGCAAAACAGAGCAGCCGTGACGAGGATCGGCCTATTCAGGAATGGTTCGATGCGGTGGTGACGGATATTGAGATGCCGTCCATGGACGGGCATACGCTCTGCCGCCGCATCAAGGAGGATCGGCACCTGCGGGCATTGCCCGTGGTGCTGTTTTCCTCCCTGATTACGGATAGCCTGCGCCACAAGGGGGAAAGCGTGGGGGCTGACGATCAGATCGCCAAGCCCGATATCGGGCGGCTTGCCGAAGTGGTTTTGGAGTTGCTCAGCGGGACAGGGAACGAACCAGCGTAA
- a CDS encoding quaternary amine ABC transporter ATP-binding protein produces MAKIEVENLYKIFGPHPKRAMEAVKKGATKAEVMDKLKHGVGVNDASFQVEEGEIVVVMGLSGSGKSTLVRCINRLIEPTAGTVRIDGQEVTKLDDKGLRDLRLSKLAMVFQNFALFPHRTVADNTAYGLEIKGVDPATRRQKAMEALDLVGLNGWEDSMPGQLSGGMQQRVGLARALALDADILLMDEAFSALDPLIRSDMQDELINLQEKMHKTILFISHDLDEAIKLGDRIVLMKDGAIVQVGTAEDILTHPANDYVERFVENVDITKVLTADSVMKKAKALGYINSDGPRASLRKMKSGGISSLFVIDKGHTLQGIVYAEDCSEAASRGERDIKSILKTDLKTVQADTPAMDIINLLHDLPYPLAVVDDMNRIKGVINRGALLGAIAERGVN; encoded by the coding sequence ATGGCGAAAATCGAGGTAGAAAACCTCTACAAGATCTTCGGGCCGCACCCGAAGCGTGCCATGGAGGCCGTCAAAAAAGGCGCCACCAAGGCCGAAGTTATGGACAAGCTCAAACACGGCGTCGGCGTGAACGACGCCTCCTTCCAGGTCGAGGAAGGGGAAATCGTCGTGGTCATGGGCCTTTCCGGATCAGGAAAATCCACTCTGGTCCGCTGCATCAACCGACTCATCGAACCCACCGCCGGCACCGTGCGTATCGACGGACAAGAAGTCACCAAGCTTGACGACAAGGGATTGCGCGACCTGCGGCTCTCCAAGCTCGCCATGGTGTTTCAGAACTTCGCCCTGTTCCCGCATCGCACCGTGGCCGACAACACCGCCTACGGCCTTGAAATCAAAGGCGTGGATCCGGCCACCCGTCGCCAAAAGGCCATGGAAGCGCTGGATCTGGTGGGGCTGAACGGCTGGGAAGACTCCATGCCCGGACAGCTTTCCGGCGGCATGCAGCAGCGCGTGGGCCTGGCCCGCGCCCTGGCCCTGGATGCGGACATCCTGCTCATGGACGAAGCCTTCTCGGCGCTTGATCCGTTGATCCGTTCCGACATGCAGGACGAGCTGATCAACCTGCAGGAAAAGATGCACAAGACCATCCTGTTCATCAGTCACGATCTGGACGAAGCCATTAAGCTGGGCGACCGCATCGTGCTCATGAAGGACGGCGCCATCGTGCAGGTCGGCACTGCCGAGGACATCCTCACCCACCCGGCCAACGACTACGTGGAACGCTTCGTCGAAAACGTGGACATCACCAAGGTGCTTACCGCGGACAGCGTCATGAAAAAGGCCAAGGCACTGGGCTATATCAATTCGGACGGACCCCGCGCCTCCCTGCGCAAGATGAAGAGCGGCGGCATCTCCAGCCTCTTCGTCATCGACAAGGGACACACCCTGCAAGGCATCGTCTATGCGGAGGACTGCTCCGAAGCAGCGTCCCGAGGGGAACGCGACATCAAGTCCATCCTCAAGACCGACCTCAAGACCGTCCAGGCCGATACGCCCGCCATGGACATCATCAACCTGTTGCACGACCTGCCCTACCCGCTCGCCGTGGTGGACGACATGAACCGCATCAAGGGCGTCATCAACCGCGGCGCTCTGTTGGGCGCCATCGCTGAAAGGGGGGTCAACTAA
- a CDS encoding PAS domain-containing hybrid sensor histidine kinase/response regulator — MTWEADVFRDNEEWLMGRILKYAERQGYTRYTSTLQEAWRVSVSGLTTALVAALEQWGGELFEFGPHGRPPESVVSFAVTESRRHRERGVNLLMFLGLLKYYRRTYLDLVDEFVPDEQDRQHLHRFVVGFFDCLEMTISVDWADSDEQGRMEELQSANRSLTNEKNKYLTLFESFTQPVLLLDTLGDILNMNFAAARLLGMDRAPGGVHYNAARRDDPFSSQDMKLILRENPWFLDVLQSLFAAEGENGKHLKLRVATPADKGERWFDVQGTPMPDVSGKFVGTVLVFTDVTRRIRAELDLEESRWDQERRVQQRTVELERTRRRLRQGEEEYRFLVDNLQEGVWLLGAKGETLFVNPRMEQLVASPPGGMYARRFSEYCVHPEDVALCASARDCRDHRNVECELNREDGRTIYVNMALSPVLDDNGDSLGTLAAVMDITARKRTEEQLRRSESNLAEAQRIAQLGSWEWNVEDGSLSWSDQTFRIFKLAPEEGPLSYRGFLEMVHPDDRGLVLAAVRRGLQTGHYTVEHRVTLADGRERHVAERAGLVRTRDGGRRMVGTVMDITSRKKAEQELLAAKEEAESANMAKSKFLANMSHELRTPLNGIMGMNQLLLENCEEGENRELLELSLDCARRLTRLISDLLDLSVIEAGLIGLERRPFFLRRTVEGLMRVMSMQAEDKGLKLHWEVDESVPDELKGDEGRLRQVLVNLLGNALKFTEKGEVELQITRVDGNGGKVWLAFRIRDTGVGIGEEYLSTIFDSFSLGEDYLTKRYGGSGLGLSISKQIAEKMGGNISVESEKGEGSVFSLVLPMDRPALDLQEARQERDRQFIDKYLGLRVLVVEDEAVNCLMAVRMLQRRGVDTLTASNGEEALGILAQEDVDMVLMDLQMPKLNGLETMKRIRSGHNNVRDPNVPVVACTAFARKKDQKACEEAGMNAFLSKPFNAKELFTTIREHALTRSKPTERRGGDAKKEEKN, encoded by the coding sequence ATGACGTGGGAAGCGGATGTATTCCGCGATAACGAGGAATGGCTCATGGGCCGGATCCTCAAGTATGCCGAGCGTCAAGGGTACACACGCTATACCTCCACCTTGCAGGAGGCCTGGCGCGTGTCCGTGTCCGGGCTGACGACCGCCCTGGTCGCTGCGTTGGAGCAATGGGGCGGAGAGCTGTTCGAATTCGGTCCGCATGGCCGTCCTCCGGAGTCCGTTGTTTCGTTCGCTGTGACCGAATCCCGGCGGCACCGGGAGCGCGGTGTCAATCTGCTCATGTTCCTGGGACTGCTGAAGTATTATCGGCGTACCTATCTTGATCTTGTGGATGAATTCGTGCCCGACGAGCAGGATCGTCAACACCTGCATCGTTTTGTGGTCGGTTTTTTCGACTGCCTGGAAATGACCATCAGTGTTGATTGGGCAGACTCGGACGAACAGGGGCGGATGGAGGAACTCCAGTCCGCCAACCGGAGTCTGACAAATGAAAAAAATAAATATCTGACATTGTTTGAAAGCTTTACCCAGCCCGTGTTGCTGCTGGATACCCTGGGCGATATCCTGAACATGAATTTCGCCGCTGCCCGTCTTTTGGGGATGGACCGCGCTCCCGGGGGCGTTCACTACAACGCGGCACGCCGGGACGACCCGTTTTCTTCGCAAGATATGAAGCTGATACTGCGTGAAAATCCATGGTTTTTGGACGTACTGCAGTCTTTATTTGCCGCAGAAGGGGAAAATGGAAAGCACTTGAAACTGCGGGTGGCGACCCCGGCCGACAAAGGCGAACGTTGGTTCGATGTGCAGGGAACGCCCATGCCGGACGTCTCCGGGAAATTCGTGGGTACGGTGTTGGTGTTCACCGATGTGACGCGGCGTATCCGTGCTGAATTGGATCTGGAGGAGTCGCGGTGGGATCAGGAGCGGCGGGTGCAGCAACGCACCGTGGAGCTGGAGCGGACACGCCGCCGTTTGCGACAGGGCGAGGAGGAATACCGCTTTCTGGTAGATAACCTGCAAGAGGGCGTTTGGCTGCTGGGGGCCAAAGGGGAGACCCTGTTCGTGAATCCGCGTATGGAACAGCTGGTGGCCAGTCCGCCCGGCGGCATGTATGCCCGGCGGTTTTCCGAGTATTGCGTGCATCCGGAAGATGTGGCTCTGTGCGCTTCAGCTCGTGACTGTCGTGACCACCGCAATGTGGAGTGTGAGTTGAACCGGGAGGATGGGCGGACCATTTATGTGAATATGGCATTGAGTCCGGTGTTGGACGACAACGGAGACTCTCTGGGAACGCTTGCCGCGGTCATGGACATCACGGCCAGGAAACGGACCGAGGAACAGCTTCGTCGGAGCGAGTCCAACCTTGCCGAAGCCCAGCGTATCGCCCAATTGGGCAGTTGGGAGTGGAATGTGGAGGACGGTAGTCTGTCCTGGTCCGACCAGACGTTCCGCATCTTTAAGCTGGCGCCCGAAGAGGGACCGTTGAGTTATCGTGGCTTCTTGGAAATGGTGCATCCGGATGACCGGGGATTGGTTCTGGCGGCTGTGCGCCGTGGGCTACAGACCGGCCATTATACTGTGGAGCACCGGGTGACCTTGGCGGATGGCCGGGAACGCCATGTGGCCGAGCGGGCCGGGCTGGTGCGCACGCGTGACGGCGGTCGGCGGATGGTCGGCACCGTGATGGACATCACCAGCCGAAAAAAGGCTGAGCAGGAATTGCTCGCAGCCAAGGAAGAGGCCGAATCCGCCAATATGGCGAAATCCAAATTTCTTGCCAATATGAGCCATGAATTGCGTACCCCGCTGAACGGCATCATGGGCATGAACCAGTTATTGCTGGAAAATTGCGAGGAAGGCGAGAACCGGGAATTACTGGAACTGTCGCTGGACTGCGCACGGCGTTTGACGCGGCTGATCAGCGACCTGCTGGATCTTTCCGTGATCGAGGCGGGATTGATCGGATTGGAGCGCCGCCCCTTCTTCCTGCGCCGGACCGTGGAAGGCCTGATGCGGGTCATGAGTATGCAGGCCGAAGACAAGGGGCTGAAGCTGCATTGGGAAGTGGATGAATCGGTGCCGGATGAACTGAAGGGAGATGAGGGCCGGTTGCGACAGGTGCTCGTGAATCTGCTGGGCAATGCCTTGAAATTTACGGAAAAGGGTGAAGTAGAGCTGCAAATCACCCGTGTAGACGGAAACGGTGGCAAGGTTTGGCTGGCGTTTCGCATCCGGGACACCGGGGTCGGCATTGGGGAGGAATATCTTTCCACGATTTTCGATAGTTTTTCTCTTGGGGAAGATTATCTGACCAAACGTTATGGCGGGTCCGGACTTGGACTGTCCATTTCCAAGCAGATTGCGGAAAAGATGGGCGGCAATATCAGCGTGGAAAGCGAAAAGGGCGAAGGAAGCGTGTTCAGCCTGGTGCTGCCCATGGATCGGCCCGCGTTGGATTTGCAGGAGGCCCGGCAGGAACGTGACCGACAGTTCATCGACAAGTATTTGGGATTGCGTGTGCTCGTTGTGGAAGATGAGGCTGTGAATTGCCTTATGGCCGTGCGGATGTTGCAACGCCGGGGCGTGGATACGCTTACCGCGTCCAATGGGGAAGAAGCGCTTGGCATACTCGCGCAGGAAGATGTGGACATGGTGCTTATGGATTTGCAAATGCCGAAACTCAATGGCTTGGAAACCATGAAGCGCATTCGATCCGGGCATAATAACGTGCGCGATCCGAACGTGCCGGTGGTGGCTTGCACCGCGTTTGCGCGGAAGAAAGATCAAAAGGCCTGTGAAGAGGCAGGTATGAATGCTTTTTTAAGCAAACCCTTCAACGCAAAGGAACTTTTTACGACTATTCGGGAACATGCCTTGACCCGGAGCAAACCCACCGAACGCCGAGGAGGGGATGCAAAGAAAGAGGAAAAAAACTGA
- a CDS encoding ABC transporter permease — translation MINIPRIPLGEGIEMFIEWLVDHFAFATKAFSKVMETGLTALQSALQFMPPWLFILIAAGLTWWLTRKRGVTLLTLLGLALVWNMELWAATTSTIALVIISTLVAILIGVPVGILAAMYKPVDKVVTPILDVMQTMPAFVYLIPAIPFFGLGKVAAIFSTVVFAVPPAIRLTSLGIKQVPRELVECAEAFGSNRWQRLFKLELPLATPTIMAGVNQTVMLALSMVVIAAMIGAKGLGGEVWKAIQRLEMGNGFEAGIGIVIVAMILDRVLQKVGSRNNGK, via the coding sequence ATGATCAATATCCCACGCATTCCTCTCGGCGAAGGCATTGAAATGTTCATCGAATGGCTGGTGGACCACTTCGCCTTTGCCACAAAAGCCTTCTCCAAAGTCATGGAGACCGGACTCACGGCTTTGCAGTCCGCTCTCCAGTTCATGCCGCCCTGGCTTTTCATCCTCATCGCCGCAGGACTGACCTGGTGGCTCACCCGCAAACGCGGCGTGACCCTGCTCACCCTGCTGGGGCTGGCCCTGGTCTGGAACATGGAACTCTGGGCCGCCACCACCAGCACCATCGCGCTGGTGATCATCTCCACGCTGGTCGCCATCCTCATCGGCGTCCCCGTGGGCATCCTGGCGGCAATGTATAAACCCGTAGACAAGGTGGTCACGCCCATCCTGGACGTGATGCAGACCATGCCCGCCTTTGTCTACCTCATTCCGGCCATTCCGTTCTTCGGTCTGGGCAAGGTGGCGGCCATTTTCTCGACAGTGGTCTTCGCCGTTCCCCCGGCCATCCGGCTGACCAGCCTGGGCATCAAGCAGGTGCCCCGCGAGCTGGTGGAATGCGCCGAGGCATTCGGCTCTAACCGCTGGCAGCGCTTGTTCAAGCTTGAGCTGCCTCTGGCCACTCCCACCATCATGGCGGGCGTGAACCAGACCGTCATGCTGGCTCTCTCCATGGTCGTTATCGCGGCTATGATCGGCGCAAAGGGACTCGGCGGCGAAGTTTGGAAGGCCATCCAGCGGCTTGAAATGGGTAATGGCTTCGAGGCGGGAATCGGCATCGTCATCGTAGCCATGATTCTGGACCGTGTCCTGCAGAAGGTCGGCTCCAGAAACAACGGTAAATAA